Proteins encoded within one genomic window of Salipaludibacillus agaradhaerens:
- the rsmG gene encoding 16S rRNA (guanine(527)-N(7))-methyltransferase RsmG, translating to MNEGQFKEALEQQGIALKEEQMTKFQRYYEILVDWNDRMNLTAITDKEEVYLKHFYDSITAAFYKDFTEPLTIVDVGAGAGFPSLPLKICFPQINVTIVDSLNKRITFLNALASELNLKGVSFYHDRAEQFGRKKDHREQYDMAISRAVARLPVLTELCLPLVKKGGQFIAMKGAGASEELEDAKKAIQILGGDVTHTHQFQLPIEKSERSIINIRKEKATPKTYPRKPGTPNKQPIC from the coding sequence ATGAATGAAGGCCAGTTTAAAGAAGCTCTAGAACAGCAAGGGATAGCGTTAAAAGAAGAACAAATGACGAAATTTCAACGGTATTACGAGATTCTTGTTGATTGGAATGACCGTATGAACTTGACCGCTATTACAGATAAGGAAGAGGTCTATTTAAAGCATTTCTATGATTCGATCACCGCTGCGTTCTATAAAGACTTTACGGAGCCGCTGACGATAGTAGATGTAGGAGCAGGAGCGGGGTTCCCGAGTCTCCCGCTTAAAATTTGCTTTCCACAGATTAACGTGACGATAGTGGATTCTCTTAATAAACGTATTACCTTTTTAAATGCACTTGCGTCTGAGTTGAATTTAAAAGGTGTGTCTTTCTATCATGACCGTGCCGAGCAATTTGGGAGAAAAAAAGATCATAGAGAACAATATGATATGGCCATTTCTCGCGCGGTCGCGAGATTACCTGTTTTAACAGAACTTTGTTTACCTCTAGTAAAAAAAGGGGGACAATTTATTGCCATGAAAGGGGCAGGTGCTTCTGAGGAGCTTGAAGATGCCAAAAAAGCGATACAGATCCTTGGTGGTGACGTCACACACACACACCAATTTCAGCTCCCGATAGAAAAAAGTGAGCGGTCGATTATTAACATTAGGAAAGAAAAAGCGACCCCAAAAACCTATCCGCGTAAACCAGGAACACCGAATAAACAACCAATATGTTAA
- the noc gene encoding nucleoid occlusion protein — MKQSFSKLFGLNEKNEGIEDNVISETEEVKQLPVADIVPNRYQPRTVFHDDKIDELAQTIKTHGIIQPIVVRERNGRFEIIAGERRWRAVTKLGWEHIPAVIKDLDDTKTASVALIENLQREGLTSIEEAMAYAKLLELHGLTQESLAQRLGKGQSTVANKLRLLNLPASVQDALLNRRITERHARALIGLKDKEKQEKVLEKVIEQELNVKQTEELIAKLSEEAPKKKRKAIRKAVSKDTRLAMNTIRKSVDMVAQTGMTIDTDEEEHDDFYQFTIRIPKK; from the coding sequence ATGAAACAATCATTTTCAAAGCTATTTGGATTAAATGAGAAAAATGAAGGAATAGAAGACAATGTCATAAGTGAAACTGAGGAAGTGAAACAGCTTCCTGTTGCCGACATTGTTCCAAACCGATATCAGCCACGAACAGTTTTTCATGATGATAAAATAGATGAGTTGGCGCAAACGATTAAGACTCATGGCATTATTCAACCAATCGTGGTAAGAGAACGCAACGGTAGATTTGAAATTATTGCTGGGGAGCGTCGGTGGCGGGCAGTGACCAAACTCGGTTGGGAACATATCCCTGCTGTCATTAAAGATTTGGATGATACGAAGACGGCTTCAGTAGCATTAATTGAAAATCTTCAGCGTGAAGGATTGACGTCAATTGAAGAAGCGATGGCTTATGCCAAATTGCTTGAGCTTCATGGCTTAACTCAAGAAAGTTTAGCGCAACGTCTCGGGAAAGGCCAATCGACCGTTGCTAATAAATTAAGGTTATTAAACCTTCCAGCATCGGTTCAAGATGCCCTGTTAAATCGACGTATCACTGAAAGACATGCGAGAGCACTTATCGGCTTAAAAGATAAAGAGAAGCAAGAGAAAGTGTTAGAAAAAGTCATTGAGCAGGAACTCAATGTTAAACAAACAGAGGAATTGATTGCGAAATTATCTGAAGAGGCGCCTAAGAAAAAGCGAAAAGCGATACGGAAAGCTGTTTCTAAAGATACCCGTCTTGCCATGAATACCATTCGAAAATCAGTAGATATGGTTGCACAAACCGGCATGACTATAGATACAGACGAAGAGGAACACGACGATTTCTATCAATTTACTATACGAATCCCTAAAAAGTAA